In Methanobrevibacter sp., a single window of DNA contains:
- a CDS encoding AAA domain-containing protein: MYNYYELEENNPRNEFVETEIKNLLELIKLEKYQIVVDMYSERNQMDAEEREKEGKTINNLKCDIHKKYYLKFSRKEKIKTEIKKGAYCLLSVNDKEINCWVREITSHSISVSLEEKIRKFSKNKTAKIDLILNDVTFNRWENNLLNLTKNGEKALKFKSKKITITADNEDKKINFINKSLDPYQKKAVKRAVNCNDFFLIHGPFGTGKTTTIIELILQETNLNHKLLVCSESNTAIDNILKKLRHTNINFTRVGTSNKIPNYLQQYTLDYKINNQITGKSITNEERQQIEKEILENSQVILTTNSSAGSIILSDIQFHIAIIDEASQATIPSTLIPINKAEKFILIGDHKQLPPVVSSNNTKYLSKSLFEELIEKYPQQSQELLIQYRMNEILMTFPNKKFYGNKLKCSELSKDNYMTTVLEKYDSSSPLIFIDTSKYENNKEFSLDSHSYKNNLESEIVLEIINMYLDKKINPQDIGVISPYSKQVRLIEQ; the protein is encoded by the coding sequence ATGTACAATTATTACGAGTTAGAAGAAAATAATCCTAGAAATGAATTTGTTGAAACAGAAATAAAAAATCTTTTAGAATTAATTAAACTGGAAAAATATCAAATAGTAGTGGATATGTATTCTGAAAGAAATCAAATGGATGCAGAAGAACGAGAAAAAGAAGGAAAAACAATCAATAATTTAAAATGCGATATTCATAAAAAATATTATCTCAAGTTTTCAAGAAAAGAAAAAATAAAAACAGAAATAAAAAAAGGAGCTTACTGTTTATTATCCGTTAATGATAAAGAGATTAACTGTTGGGTTAGAGAAATTACCTCTCATTCGATTAGTGTATCACTTGAAGAAAAAATTCGTAAATTTAGTAAAAATAAAACTGCTAAAATTGATTTAATACTTAATGATGTTACATTTAACCGATGGGAAAATAATTTATTAAACTTGACTAAAAACGGTGAAAAAGCATTAAAATTTAAATCAAAAAAAATAACAATAACAGCAGATAATGAAGATAAAAAAATTAATTTTATAAATAAATCATTAGATCCCTATCAAAAGAAAGCTGTTAAACGTGCAGTAAATTGTAATGATTTTTTCTTAATACATGGCCCATTTGGTACAGGAAAAACAACAACAATTATTGAGCTGATTCTTCAAGAAACAAATTTAAATCATAAATTGTTAGTTTGTAGCGAAAGCAATACTGCAATTGACAATATCCTTAAAAAATTAAGACATACCAATATAAATTTTACAAGAGTAGGAACTTCAAATAAAATACCTAATTATCTCCAGCAATATACTTTAGATTATAAAATAAACAATCAGATAACCGGTAAATCAATTACTAACGAGGAAAGACAACAAATTGAAAAAGAAATATTGGAAAATAGCCAAGTAATTTTAACTACAAACTCATCAGCAGGAAGTATAATTTTATCTGATATTCAGTTCCATATTGCAATCATTGATGAAGCATCACAAGCTACAATACCCAGTACATTAATACCAATTAATAAAGCGGAAAAATTTATTTTAATAGGCGACCACAAACAATTACCACCAGTTGTATCAAGTAACAATACAAAATATCTTAGTAAATCATTATTTGAAGAACTTATAGAAAAATATCCTCAACAATCACAAGAATTATTAATACAATATAGAATGAATGAAATTCTCATGACATTTCCAAATAAAAAATTTTATGGAAATAAATTAAAATGTAGTGAACTGTCAAAAGATAATTATATGACTACTGTTCTTGAAAAATATGATTCTAGTAGTCCATTAATATTTATTGATACATCAAAATATGAAAATAACAAAGAATTCTCATTAGATTCACACTCATATAAAAATAATTTAGAAAGCGAAATAGTTTTAGAAATTATTAATATGTATTTGGATAAAAAAATCAATCCGCAAGATATTGGAGTAATTTCACCTTATTCAAAACAAGTTCGATTAATTGAACAGTGA
- a CDS encoding AEC family transporter, whose translation MNEIAVTILSIIIMIGLGYFLKRIDFLSEKDIDPFNKIVMYILLPCMIFHALYSADLSLISKLGILPLVILASSVVTGIVSFFILKQLKLDDITLWSVLVTVMIANTAFMGYPVTLGIFGQEGFLRAIFCDIATLCIFLILSFVLILKFGGTVKTAVKKITFFPPLWAVILGLVFNFINIPIGPVIDNTVNYLGQGAIPLIMIALGLSIDFSAIKRSKSMIVFTSIMKLMFFPIVAFVVATQLGLVDLQFKISIVEAAMPAGMMSLLLAITYKLDYELTSDCILINTVISLITLPAVIMLI comes from the coding sequence ATGAATGAAATTGCAGTTACTATTTTATCAATCATTATAATGATTGGGTTGGGATATTTCCTTAAAAGGATTGATTTTTTAAGTGAAAAGGACATAGACCCATTCAATAAGATAGTGATGTATATTTTACTTCCCTGCATGATTTTTCATGCTTTGTACTCTGCTGATTTATCATTAATCTCTAAACTGGGAATATTGCCTCTAGTTATTTTGGCTTCTTCAGTTGTTACGGGTATAGTTTCATTTTTTATTTTAAAACAGTTGAAATTAGATGATATTACACTGTGGAGTGTATTGGTAACTGTAATGATTGCGAATACTGCATTTATGGGTTATCCCGTTACTTTAGGTATTTTTGGCCAGGAAGGTTTTTTAAGAGCCATATTCTGTGATATTGCCACATTATGCATTTTTCTAATCTTGTCTTTTGTGCTGATTTTAAAGTTTGGCGGTACAGTCAAGACTGCAGTAAAAAAGATTACATTTTTCCCGCCGTTGTGGGCTGTGATTTTAGGGCTTGTATTTAATTTTATCAACATTCCTATAGGGCCTGTCATTGACAATACTGTTAATTATCTAGGTCAGGGGGCTATTCCTTTAATCATGATTGCCTTGGGTTTGTCTATTGATTTTTCAGCTATCAAAAGAAGCAAATCCATGATTGTTTTTACTTCAATCATGAAACTGATGTTTTTCCCTATTGTTGCCTTTGTTGTTGCAACACAGCTTGGGCTGGTTGACCTTCAGTTTAAAATTTCCATTGTTGAGGCCGCAATGCCCGCAGGGATGATGTCATTGTTACTTGCAATTACATATAAACTTGATTATGAGTTGACCTCGGACTGCATATTGATCAACACTGTAATCTCTTTGATTACACTGCCGGCAGTAATCATGTTAATTTAG
- a CDS encoding transposase codes for MVKRKFDRNQTKLGIKTLDWNVPENHISHFVVEFVEEVFPLLNIKEPKKKKGRDSLPVDSMLKLLIYAKIQHIDRTSIIADMARYHDIFKYVCDDIRPSERSIQRYRREYGQYFEVLLQMTLKKAFDEGFTEFNHVAIDGTIKKAYNSNNNTITKKETQILVDYYEGRPIDPQCLEKLHKPAQRLLEKKDMNDEDKLELLYGIETQFTFTGQDRIPVNDIEARFMKGKKGNFMVAYNIQSAVDYDTKLICAINVTQNPTDHYELPPIAERAIRNIQTTPKYISADTIYLNQISLSYLADKKINGLIPTRKQSKEKIGKLNENPYHKDHFDYDYELDAFKCPEGNYLHFFAKYIEPHKDPEKPDKIKRLYNNYEACKHCPARNKCCSDSQTHRTITEYGSEMQKAMNQKMEKQEYKDEYAKRSSVEGPFGILKEQFQIEKEVVIGMVKTEERICLDALAYNLIRLHNIKQEIENTTEDLEDFCESTSIKNQLKLDVTIF; via the coding sequence ATGGTTAAAAGAAAATTTGATAGGAATCAGACAAAATTGGGTATTAAGACTCTTGATTGGAACGTTCCAGAGAATCATATTTCTCATTTTGTTGTGGAATTTGTTGAAGAAGTTTTTCCACTTTTAAATATTAAAGAACCGAAGAAAAAGAAAGGAAGAGACTCTCTTCCAGTAGATTCAATGTTAAAATTGCTAATTTATGCTAAAATCCAACATATTGATAGAACATCAATAATTGCAGACATGGCAAGATACCATGACATATTTAAATACGTTTGTGATGATATCAGACCTTCTGAGAGATCAATTCAAAGATATCGAAGAGAATACGGCCAGTATTTCGAAGTATTATTGCAAATGACCTTAAAAAAGGCCTTTGATGAAGGATTCACAGAATTTAATCACGTTGCCATTGATGGAACCATCAAAAAAGCATACAATTCCAACAACAACACAATCACCAAAAAAGAAACACAAATATTAGTCGATTACTATGAAGGACGACCAATCGACCCTCAATGCCTTGAAAAACTCCATAAACCAGCCCAAAGATTATTGGAAAAGAAAGACATGAATGATGAAGATAAATTAGAACTATTATATGGAATAGAAACACAGTTCACATTCACAGGACAAGACAGAATACCAGTAAACGATATTGAAGCAAGATTTATGAAAGGAAAGAAAGGAAACTTCATGGTTGCCTATAATATCCAATCTGCAGTCGATTACGACACTAAATTAATCTGTGCAATAAACGTCACACAAAACCCTACTGACCATTATGAACTCCCACCAATCGCAGAAAGAGCAATAAGAAACATACAAACAACACCAAAATACATAAGCGCCGATACAATATACTTAAATCAAATAAGCTTATCATACTTAGCAGATAAGAAAATTAACGGATTGATACCAACAAGAAAACAATCCAAAGAAAAAATCGGAAAATTAAACGAAAATCCATATCACAAAGACCATTTCGACTACGATTACGAATTAGATGCATTTAAATGTCCAGAAGGAAACTATTTGCACTTTTTTGCAAAATATATCGAACCACACAAAGACCCAGAAAAACCAGACAAAATAAAAAGACTCTACAACAATTACGAAGCATGCAAACACTGCCCTGCACGAAACAAATGCTGTTCAGACTCACAAACACACAGAACCATCACAGAATACGGATCAGAAATGCAAAAAGCAATGAACCAAAAAATGGAAAAACAAGAATATAAAGACGAATACGCCAAAAGATCAAGCGTTGAAGGACCATTTGGAATATTAAAAGAACAATTCCAAATAGAAAAAGAAGTAGTCATCGGAATGGTAAAAACAGAAGAAAGAATATGCTTAGATGCACTTGCATATAATTTAATACGACTACATAACATAAAACAAGAAATAGAAAACACAACAGAAGACCTAGAAGATTTCTGCGAAAGCACATCCATAAAAAACCAATTAAAACTCGATGTAACAATATTTTAA
- a CDS encoding C-terminal helicase domain-containing protein — MNFGGHPEEKTKNISVKSVDGFQGGEKDIIIISLVRSNEEKNIGFLDDIRRLNVSLTRAKKKLIVIGNKETLQSNNDYKEFIEFCELI; from the coding sequence ATCAATTTTGGCGGACACCCTGAAGAAAAAACAAAAAATATATCTGTTAAATCAGTAGATGGATTCCAAGGTGGTGAAAAAGATATTATAATAATATCTTTAGTAAGAAGCAATGAAGAAAAAAATATAGGGTTTTTAGATGATATACGAAGATTAAATGTTTCATTAACACGTGCAAAGAAAAAATTGATTGTTATTGGTAATAAAGAAACATTACAAAGCAATAATGATTATAAAGAATTCATAGAATTTTGTGAATTAATTTAA
- a CDS encoding DUF1848 domain-containing protein yields the protein MLMSPDIVSDNMIINVGGRTDIVNYYTPWLLNRLSEGYAYSRNPFARENVYKLSLKPEDVDCLLFCSKNYQPILEHIGSIDEKYNILCNYTITAYGKDIEPKVPTINQSIKTLKRLSDIVGSNKILWRYDPILLTEKYTIEKHLETFEDIVEKISPLVYRCIFSFVDMYKKVEENMPEIIPLTEEDKVKLLKGIGEISERYNLYTQSCATNESYEKYGIHAAGCTTREILEQAHNVVYKNVKGTGIRENCHCIPSRDIGAYNSCLSECKYCYANRKPEIPKNVIKLHDEKSPLLLGHLKEDDKLIDTEVIRYIEPKQTTLFDF from the coding sequence ATGTTAATGTCACCAGATATAGTAAGTGATAACATGATAATAAATGTCGGCGGAAGAACAGATATAGTGAACTACTACACTCCATGGCTACTGAACAGGCTGAGTGAAGGATATGCATATTCAAGAAATCCATTTGCAAGAGAGAATGTTTACAAGTTAAGCTTAAAGCCTGAAGATGTGGATTGTCTTCTGTTCTGCTCCAAGAACTACCAACCTATACTGGAACATATAGGTAGTATTGATGAAAAGTACAATATATTGTGCAACTACACGATTACTGCATACGGCAAGGACATAGAACCGAAAGTTCCAACAATAAATCAATCTATTAAAACGTTAAAACGATTATCTGATATTGTTGGTAGCAATAAGATTCTCTGGAGATATGACCCAATACTTCTGACTGAAAAATACACTATTGAAAAACATCTGGAAACATTCGAGGATATAGTCGAAAAGATCTCACCATTAGTTTACAGATGCATATTCAGCTTTGTTGATATGTACAAAAAAGTTGAAGAGAACATGCCTGAGATAATTCCACTTACTGAGGAAGATAAAGTGAAGCTATTGAAAGGGATTGGTGAGATATCAGAGAGATATAATCTTTACACTCAATCATGTGCAACAAATGAAAGCTATGAAAAATATGGTATTCATGCAGCAGGTTGCACAACTCGGGAAATTTTAGAACAGGCACACAATGTAGTTTATAAAAATGTAAAAGGAACAGGAATTAGAGAAAACTGTCACTGTATTCCATCAAGAGATATAGGAGCATATAATTCCTGTTTAAGTGAATGCAAATATTGCTACGCTAATCGGAAACCTGAAATTCCCAAAAATGTTATAAAATTGCATGATGAGAAATCACCATTGTTGCTTGGACATCTTAAGGAAGATGATAAGCTAATTGATACAGAAGTAATAAGATATATTGAACCAAAACAAACAACTTTATTTGATTTTTAG
- a CDS encoding MarR family winged helix-turn-helix transcriptional regulator, giving the protein MSSDNIDLYNPNRFGDLLFIFHTNHKKYLNDLFSQYDLNLVQVLCLLRLNEENNLNQKDLSDGFYLTKGAITKAVKKLEKNNFIIREKSTSDKRQYTLTLTSKGKNMIPIIEEINAQWENEIGLNEVSEEFNKTFTRLTFKSVELNKNKK; this is encoded by the coding sequence ATGAGTTCTGATAATATTGATTTATATAATCCTAATCGTTTTGGTGATTTATTATTTATTTTTCATACAAATCATAAAAAATATTTAAATGACTTATTTTCCCAATATGATTTGAATCTGGTTCAAGTTTTATGTTTATTAAGATTAAATGAGGAGAACAACTTAAATCAAAAGGATTTATCAGATGGGTTTTACTTAACTAAAGGTGCTATAACTAAAGCGGTCAAAAAATTGGAAAAGAATAATTTTATTATACGTGAGAAATCAACTTCCGATAAAAGACAGTATACTTTAACTTTAACTTCTAAAGGAAAAAACATGATTCCAATTATAGAGGAAATAAATGCTCAATGGGAAAATGAAATAGGCCTAAATGAAGTATCTGAGGAATTTAATAAAACCTTTACTAGACTAACATTTAAATCCGTCGAATTAAATAAAAATAAAAAATAA
- the npdG gene encoding NADPH-dependent F420 reductase translates to MIVSVIGGTGPQGLGIAERLSIAGVEVIVGSRKEEKALDVVAKAKEDLAGYNLNMTGMANEDAAKVGDVLILTVPLAAQKPTVEGIKEFCTDKIVMDATVPLETAIGGKPFRFVDLMEGSAAERTAKILEGTGAKVICAFCNISNSHLANIPEEIDCDCLIAGDDKEAKEIAAEIIDKIPGIKTIDTGILEKARIIEKITPLLIGLNIKYKSHYGGLRITGIPKIR, encoded by the coding sequence ATGATTGTAAGTGTTATTGGAGGAACAGGTCCACAAGGACTTGGAATCGCTGAAAGATTATCTATTGCTGGTGTAGAAGTGATTGTAGGTTCAAGAAAAGAAGAAAAAGCATTGGACGTAGTTGCAAAAGCTAAAGAGGACTTAGCAGGCTATAACCTAAACATGACCGGTATGGCAAACGAAGACGCCGCAAAAGTAGGAGATGTATTGATTCTTACAGTGCCTTTAGCTGCTCAAAAGCCAACAGTTGAAGGAATCAAGGAATTCTGTACTGATAAAATAGTCATGGATGCAACCGTACCATTAGAAACAGCAATCGGTGGAAAACCATTCAGATTTGTTGATTTAATGGAAGGATCCGCTGCAGAAAGAACTGCAAAAATCCTTGAGGGAACAGGTGCAAAAGTAATCTGCGCATTCTGTAACATTTCAAACTCACACCTCGCAAACATCCCAGAAGAAATCGACTGTGACTGTTTGATAGCAGGTGACGACAAGGAAGCAAAAGAAATTGCAGCAGAAATCATCGACAAAATACCTGGAATCAAAACAATCGACACAGGTATCTTGGAAAAAGCAAGAATCATCGAAAAAATCACCCCATTATTAATTGGATTAAACATTAAATACAAATCCCATTACGGTGGTTTAAGAATTACAGGAATTCCAAAAATCAGATAA
- a CDS encoding 3-hydroxyacyl-CoA dehydrogenase, with amino-acid sequence MSIKKVVVAGGGVLGSQIALQSAYCGFDVTIWLRSEGSIERAKPKLERFKNVYIEDLEAMKTDEMAYCRGLIKKDEISDEKIDELKEQVQKAHDSLILTTSYEEAAKDADLIIEAIAEIPDEKIAFYQELAKYMPEKTILVTNSSTLLPSMFAEYTGRPEKYLCLHFANSIWKNNTAEVMGHAGTEQKYFDEVVKFAEDINMIPLEVKKEQPGYILNSLLVPFLNAATKLWANDVAEPETIDKTWMLATGAPKGPFHIIDIVGLTTLYNIALMNPEAQDPDSLQSKMIEKLKEKIDKGELGINAGKGFYEY; translated from the coding sequence ATGAGTATAAAGAAAGTTGTTGTAGCAGGAGGAGGAGTCCTTGGAAGTCAAATTGCATTACAATCTGCATACTGTGGATTTGATGTTACTATTTGGCTTAGAAGTGAAGGATCAATTGAAAGAGCAAAACCAAAACTTGAAAGATTCAAAAATGTCTACATTGAAGACCTTGAAGCAATGAAAACCGATGAAATGGCATACTGCAGAGGTTTAATCAAAAAAGATGAAATTTCTGATGAAAAAATTGATGAATTAAAAGAACAAGTTCAAAAAGCACATGATAGCTTAATTTTAACAACAAGTTATGAAGAAGCAGCAAAAGATGCAGATTTAATCATTGAAGCAATTGCAGAAATTCCAGATGAAAAAATTGCATTTTATCAAGAATTGGCTAAATATATGCCTGAAAAAACTATTCTCGTGACAAATTCATCAACTTTACTTCCATCAATGTTTGCCGAATATACTGGAAGGCCTGAAAAATATCTTTGTTTACATTTTGCAAACTCAATTTGGAAAAACAACACAGCAGAAGTTATGGGTCATGCTGGAACTGAACAAAAATACTTTGATGAAGTCGTTAAATTTGCTGAAGACATTAACATGATTCCATTAGAAGTTAAAAAAGAGCAACCAGGTTATATATTAAACTCTTTATTAGTACCATTTTTAAATGCCGCAACTAAATTATGGGCCAATGATGTGGCAGAACCTGAAACAATCGATAAAACTTGGATGTTGGCAACTGGTGCTCCAAAAGGACCATTCCACATTATTGATATTGTTGGTTTAACAACATTATACAATATTGCTTTAATGAATCCTGAAGCTCAAGACCCTGATTCACTTCAATCAAAAATGATTGAAAAACTTAAAGAAAAAATAGACAAAGGAGAACTGGGAATAAATGCTGGAAAAGGATTTTATGAATATTAA
- a CDS encoding DUF134 domain-containing protein, with the protein MVRPKRMRRVVTCHRHELNRNLKPIELSVDEFEAIRFKDYHNIKQTEAAEFMGISQSTFHRILNSARHKLAVSLIEGRPIVVVKGDTMIDPNKYLCEDCGFQWSNPEKEYEECPDCKSTNIRKLNANNRNRMSNDTCSCPNCGYTEPKIRGIPCRTKTCPECGSPLQGRGLCNI; encoded by the coding sequence ATGGTAAGACCTAAAAGAATGAGGAGAGTAGTCACATGCCACAGGCATGAGTTGAACAGGAACCTGAAACCGATAGAGCTGTCTGTAGATGAGTTTGAAGCAATCAGATTCAAAGACTATCATAATATCAAACAAACGGAGGCTGCGGAATTTATGGGAATCTCACAGTCAACATTCCACAGAATTCTAAACTCTGCAAGGCATAAACTAGCTGTTTCTCTAATTGAAGGCCGACCAATAGTTGTTGTAAAAGGTGATACAATGATTGATCCAAATAAATACTTATGCGAAGATTGTGGTTTTCAATGGTCAAATCCAGAAAAAGAATATGAGGAATGCCCGGACTGCAAATCAACAAACATTCGCAAATTGAATGCAAATAATAGAAACAGAATGTCAAATGACACATGCAGTTGCCCTAATTGCGGATACACAGAACCAAAAATTAGAGGCATTCCATGCAGAACCAAAACATGCCCAGAATGTGGTTCACCACTACAGGGAAGAGGATTATGCAACATTTAA
- a CDS encoding DNA-binding protein, producing MADNLEYVCKECGFNWITLNGEHHICPRCHSETIEYVGEVKGLDIDSILNHNKRMGGCCGSARGRGPLTCGKPYPDHHDPNIPHDPEKCCGHRAC from the coding sequence ATGGCTGATAATCTAGAATATGTCTGTAAAGAATGTGGCTTCAATTGGATAACATTGAACGGCGAACACCATATATGTCCAAGATGCCACAGCGAAACAATAGAATATGTCGGTGAAGTGAAAGGCTTAGACATCGATTCAATATTAAACCACAACAAAAGGATGGGAGGATGCTGCGGTTCTGCCCGTGGAAGAGGACCATTGACCTGTGGAAAACCATATCCGGACCACCACGACCCAAACATTCCACATGATCCGGAAAAATGCTGCGGACATAGAGCATGCTAA
- a CDS encoding 4Fe-4S binding protein: MAEITIDTDKCDNCGDCTDVCPMEVLILEDGKLTINDPDECSYCETCVDICPNECITIE, encoded by the coding sequence ATGGCTGAAATTACAATAGATACTGATAAATGCGACAATTGCGGAGACTGCACCGACGTTTGTCCTATGGAAGTTTTAATTCTTGAAGATGGCAAATTAACCATCAATGACCCTGATGAATGTAGTTACTGCGAAACCTGTGTGGATATTTGCCCAAACGAATGCATCACAATAGAATAA
- a CDS encoding MATE family efflux transporter — MMYERNYKLLRSKFSEFFLPTLFTSMAGNICLFVDGLIVSFLIGASNLAPIQIVAPVITFVNLIYWMIGLGGSVLCSVAKAEFDDEKSNSYFSTSIISLLVIGILISIFGLIFSGSIAQFLCSSQPELIPEVTSYFNSLIIGMPFLCYMMSLSYFIRSDGMPSLPFRAILIANIVNICFDVIYISYFHLGLSGAALATSTGYLVGSVLISYYFFKKDRTLEFIKLKLGKFFAFLKKIATSGFSSSSTQLYLTLKLLVINFLVGIYVGKSGIVAFGICYNSLFILYIFLIGTAQTMSPIVSVYFKEEDYSGVNYIIHRSLKIVVIASLALSLLFIVYPRALLFLYSVKNPADVPVVLNALRIFAISYVGTAITFLYTFYAQAIQKNKLSTIISLLEGLVLPIGLACILSIPFAGNGIWISFAIAEALTILFIFAYSKYIHKKTEGEYSGFFINKHNDDEKVFEHTINGNVKDAVELAQNVQNYLSDNKSAAIVSLAIEEMLVNIINNNETVNTIDVIVRNNADNILISIKDTGVDFNPVVEKDNLEFDNISVLNKIADNVDYSRVLGLNSTVITIKN, encoded by the coding sequence ATGATGTATGAAAGAAATTATAAATTATTGAGGAGTAAATTCAGTGAATTTTTCCTCCCGACATTATTTACTTCAATGGCAGGAAATATCTGTTTATTTGTGGATGGTTTGATAGTGAGCTTTTTAATTGGTGCATCTAATCTTGCACCAATTCAGATTGTAGCTCCTGTGATTACTTTTGTCAATCTAATCTATTGGATGATTGGATTGGGTGGTAGTGTACTTTGTTCTGTTGCAAAGGCAGAATTTGATGATGAAAAGAGTAATTCATATTTTTCAACATCCATTATTTCACTTTTAGTAATTGGAATACTGATTTCGATATTCGGTTTGATATTTTCAGGCAGTATTGCACAGTTTTTATGTTCCTCCCAGCCCGAACTGATTCCTGAGGTAACTTCATATTTCAATTCATTAATTATTGGTATGCCGTTTTTATGTTATATGATGAGTTTATCATACTTTATAAGGTCAGATGGTATGCCGTCACTACCGTTCAGGGCAATATTGATTGCAAATATTGTTAATATATGTTTTGATGTAATTTATATTTCATATTTCCATTTAGGACTTTCAGGAGCAGCATTGGCTACTTCAACAGGTTATCTTGTTGGATCAGTTTTAATTTCATATTACTTTTTTAAAAAGGACCGTACATTGGAATTTATTAAATTAAAATTAGGCAAATTCTTCGCTTTCCTTAAAAAAATTGCAACTTCAGGATTTTCATCTTCTTCAACACAGTTATACTTAACTTTAAAATTGCTTGTAATAAACTTTTTAGTTGGAATATATGTTGGAAAATCAGGTATTGTGGCATTTGGTATCTGCTATAATAGCCTGTTCATATTATATATATTTTTAATAGGAACTGCTCAGACAATGTCTCCAATAGTGTCTGTTTACTTTAAAGAAGAAGACTATTCTGGAGTTAATTACATTATTCACAGGTCTTTAAAAATCGTTGTAATTGCAAGTTTGGCTTTATCTTTGTTATTTATTGTGTATCCTCGGGCGTTATTGTTCCTGTACAGTGTTAAAAATCCTGCAGATGTTCCTGTTGTATTGAATGCTCTGCGAATATTTGCAATAAGTTATGTGGGAACAGCCATTACATTTTTATATACTTTTTATGCTCAGGCAATTCAGAAAAATAAATTATCCACTATTATTTCCCTGCTTGAAGGTTTGGTCTTGCCTATTGGGCTTGCATGCATATTGTCCATTCCATTTGCAGGAAACGGTATTTGGATTTCATTTGCAATCGCTGAAGCATTAACAATACTGTTCATCTTTGCTTATTCAAAATATATCCATAAAAAAACAGAGGGTGAATATTCAGGATTCTTTATCAACAAGCACAATGATGATGAAAAAGTATTTGAACATACAATTAATGGTAATGTAAAAGATGCTGTGGAATTGGCACAAAATGTTCAGAATTATTTATCAGACAATAAATCTGCAGCAATAGTCAGTTTAGCTATTGAAGAGATGCTTGTAAACATCATCAACAACAATGAAACAGTTAATACAATTGACGTAATTGTTAGAAATAATGCTGACAATATTTTAATATCAATTAAGGATACTGGTGTCGATTTCAATCCAGTAGTGGAAAAAGATAATCTTGAATTTGACAATATCAGTGTTTTAAATAAAATTGCAGACAATGTTGACTATTCAAGAGTATTAGGGTTAAATAGTACTGTAATAACTATTAAAAATTAA